Proteins encoded by one window of Molothrus ater isolate BHLD 08-10-18 breed brown headed cowbird chromosome 12, BPBGC_Mater_1.1, whole genome shotgun sequence:
- the C12H16orf87 gene encoding UPF0547 protein C16orf87 homolog has translation MSSSRAKKVKMATKSCPECDQQVPVACKSCPCGYIFISRKLLHAKRAERSPPITENKSEAKRRRTERVKREKINSAVNKDLENRKRSRSNSHSDQSRRGRGRPKSASAKKHEEEREKQEKEVDMYANLSDEKAFVFSVALAEINRKIINQRLIL, from the exons ATGTCCTCCAGTAGGGCCAAGAAAGTGAAGATGGCCACCAAGTCCTGCCCCGAGTGCGACCAGCAG GTTCCTGTTGCATGTAAATCATGTCCCTGTGGCTACATATTTATCAGCCGAAAACTCCTGCACGCCAAACGTGCTGAGAGATCACCACCCATCACAG AAAACAAGAGTGAGGCCAAAAGGAGGCGGACAGAGAGAGTTAAGCGAGAGAAGATAAATTCTGCAGTGAATAAAGACTTAGAAAACCGCAAGAGATCCAGGTCCAACAGCCATTCAGACCAGAGCAGACGAGGAAGAGGAAGACCTAAGAGTGCCTCAGCAAAAAAGCACGAGGAAGAAAGAG agaaacaagaaaaagaagttgaCATGTATGCTAACCTTTCAGATGAAAAGGCCTTCGTGTTTTCAGTGGCCTTGGcggaaataaacagaaaaattatcaaTCAAAGACTTATTCTGTAA